GCTCCGGAGTAACTGCAACGGAATGCCAATCTTTTAGTTTAACCCTAAGCATTTTACCCTTATACCTAACTTTCCAAACGTAAGGTCCTTCGAGGAGCCTTACCCTACCATCAACCCCTGCAACTGGCATCCTAATTCCGAGTTTTCTTACCTCCTTCTCCTCATCCTTAAAGACGGTCTCCTTTGTCATGTTAAATAGCTCTTCGAGCGTTATTGGACCATAATCTGGAAGTATTACCCTCTCCTCTGGCAATAAACACTTACCATGGTCGACATGACCGAGAACCGCTATAATAGGCTGTCTAATTCTCTTCACATAACTCACCTCAACCTAAAACTCATCCCTCTAGTTTTAAATGTTTAGAGAGACGAGTAGTTTAGAGTACCTAACCCAATAGTACAATGTTATTAGGATTCCAATTAAGGTTAAACTTAAAGTCACCCTCAGGTAGCCCAGCTTATCAACAGCTGGCCCTATGAGGGCCATTCCCACTGGCGTTGCACTCATGACGAGGGTTTCAAGGGTTGAGAAGATCCTGGCCCTGTACTCCTCAGGAACCTCCCTCTGTAACTTAGTTAGTATGGGTATGTTAACGAGAACATTAAACACTCCTATTATGAACACTATGGTGAGTATTGCGAAGTAATTCTCTGGATAGTATAGCCTTGGTGTAAATGGTATCATTAGTAGGAAGAATTCTTGAATTGCTAAGGCCTTAAATATATGCTTAGTTGCCGACTCCCTTAAAATTCCAGCTATTATAAGGTTTCCTACGAGCATTCCAAGTGTTAAGGATGTCTGTACTGTACCAAATTGGAAAGCTGAGAGCTTTACAACTACCCTTACCATGTAAGGGAACACTACTGCAAAGAGGGGGTTTAAGAGGGCGTTTAAGATTACGGAAAATGATATAATTACCGTTAACATCTGGGAGTTCTTTATTAAGTTAAGGGCTTCCAGGAATTCTTCGACTACTTTTGTAATGGTAAGCTTTCCAGCCTTCCTCCTCCACTCATACCTTATAAGTATTTCAAATAGACCGGAACCAAAGAAGCTTATTGCGTTCACGAGTATTGCTGCTCTTATTCCTCCGAGGCCGTAGATAAGCCCACCAAGGGCCGGACTTATGACATTTATTACCTGGGTTCCCATCTGTAGAATCGAGTTCGCTTGCATTAATTCCTCCTTAGGAACTAGATCCGGAAACATGGCCGAAGTACCCGCAGAAAAGAAGGAGCCCATTGCGGACATTATCACCTGAACTATTAACAACTCCCTTAATTCGAGCATGTTGAGAGCTATAATTAGGAAGAGGAGCACTCCCCTGGCAAGGTCAAAGCCAACCATAAGGTGTTTTCTATTGTACCTGTCCCCTATGACTCCCGCAAGTGGATTGAGGATTATCCTGGGAATTAGCTCGGCCATGACAAAGGCGCTCATCATCGTTCCGCTTCCGGTCTTATCCAAAACATAGAGAGGAACGGCCACGTCCTGAATAGTCCAGCCTGCTGTTGATATCCATCTACCAACTGAAAATAGCCAGAAGTCCCTGCCTAGTGGCATTAGTAATCCTCCTAGGCTTTTTCAACCGTTATGGAGCCATTTACAGTTGCTATCCTGAGCTCGTGAACTCCTTCCATAGGAGGAACTTCGATCTTCCCGGTCACCGTTTTTGCATTTATTTTAACGTCATCCATAATTGTTAGATTAACGCCCCCATTTACGGTACTTATCTTTCCATCCCCTTCAATCTCGTATATCTTAAGGTCGATATTTCCGTTTACTGTCTTTACCTCTGGCTCTTCGGTCAGTTTTACTGACCCTCTTACCGTTCCGTTCACGGTGTGCACCTTTCCTATTTTAGCATCTTTTAGGGTTATACTAGAGTTCGTACTCTTAATCCCTGTAATCCTACAGTTTTCAGCTCTTATTGGCCCGTTAACGCTCGTTATTTCGACTTCAACTTCAGAAGGAACCGTTAGGCTAATATTAACCTTGCCATCCCTTCCCAATATGCCGAGAATCCATCTTCTCTTAAGTTTCTCCTTAATTATCAAGGTATCCTCTTCCCGTTCGATCCTAACGTCAGCATCGCCTTGAATCTCATATTCGAGCTTAACGTAATCGATATTGGATCCTTTAACTCTTATAGAACCGTTAACAGAACTTACTATAACCCTCTTTATTCCATAGAATATCATCCTCAATCACCTCAAATGTACTCCATAAGCTTTTCTACTAGCTCCTTTATTCTTCTATTCAGCCTTGCCCTGTCTATCCCTAAACCCTCTATAATGTCGTCAGCCTGTTCCTCCACGATCTCTCTAGCTTTTTCAAGAACAAGTTTAAAGGCCTCTTCGCTTTCTATTATGTAGTTTTTACTCCCTATTCTTATCTTAACCTTTCCTTCACTGGCCGAAATTACTGTATCTTCAATTCTTATCTTTCCAGAATCCCTACCAACGCTTATCGATATAGTTCCAGAGTCCAAAGAAACGTATCCATCCCCTATTGCTAGCTTCTCTTCGCCGCTTTTATAGAGTATCCTATCTCCTATGGTCTCTATTTTGAAATCTTCAGTGGTTATGGTAAGTCTCTCACCAAGGATAGTCAGCTTAAATCCATTCCTTAGCTCTTGTATTGTTATCATATCCTTCCTAGGTTTCTCTGTGCTTCCTTCCCTAATCTTGAAGGGGCCGATTTTAACTTCTTCACCTTGAGGAGTTTCAACGACTTCGAGGAAGGGTAACTTAACGTACGTGAAGTCCTCTCCTTCGTATACCTTGAGGATTCCAAGATCTATGGAGCTTTTTTCCTTAGTGTAGGTAGTTGGAGCACTTAAAAGGGAGTTTGCAGTGTCCACGAAAGTTAAGTTGGGGGAAGCCTTTTCTGAAGCTATGTTTATGCTCGTCCATATAGCAACTGGGGCTATGAGCTTCCTCTTGATTACTCCCAAGGGCGTATCTGCTTCAACTATCACTTCCCCTTCAATAGCCCATCCTATCCTCTTTCTCCCAAGTTTAATTGGATAGGCTTTCCCTTCTCCAGACAGCTTCACCTTTCCATATGAAAAGCCGTTAAACTTATAGGCTTTCTTTTCGACTCTTGGGTAGACTTCCCCTTTACTTAATGGAAAATCAAATTTGGCCACCAATATACCGGCTATTCCAAGGACTACTGAGTATGCAAAGGCCGTCTTCGCATCTATTGGGAAATCCTTAGGTAGATCTAACCACTTCCCAAAGAACAGAAAGATCGCTATTAAGAATGCCGCCTTAGCAAGTGAAAGTATTATTCCGCTTATGGTTATTCCAATCCATCTTCCAACTCCCAGGATTTCTGTTATTATAATTAGGGTTATTATCGCCCAAACCATTTCTTCGTTATATGCCTCGAGCCTAAGCCATCCCTTAAATAGCCACAATATTATTAACAAAGCAGTTATTGCCTTTAGTGCATCCCTAATCTTAAACCTTATTCCCTCCTCAACGCTAAACATTATCTTCACCTTCCTCTAGGGCCGATATTATCCTAAGAATCCTCAAAAACAAAAGGCCATCTTCAGTTATCTCGTATTTTTCTCTTTTCCTAATCATTCTAGTTTTTAGGAGAAGCTTGAGATGATGGGAAACCGTGGGGCTTTCAACTTTCAATGAATCTTTTATCTCCTTAAAT
This Pyrococcus horikoshii OT3 DNA region includes the following protein-coding sequences:
- a CDS encoding DUF4097 family beta strand repeat-containing protein, which encodes MIFYGIKRVIVSSVNGSIRVKGSNIDYVKLEYEIQGDADVRIEREEDTLIIKEKLKRRWILGILGRDGKVNISLTVPSEVEVEITSVNGPIRAENCRITGIKSTNSSITLKDAKIGKVHTVNGTVRGSVKLTEEPEVKTVNGNIDLKIYEIEGDGKISTVNGGVNLTIMDDVKINAKTVTGKIEVPPMEGVHELRIATVNGSITVEKA
- a CDS encoding MFS transporter; its protein translation is MPLGRDFWLFSVGRWISTAGWTIQDVAVPLYVLDKTGSGTMMSAFVMAELIPRIILNPLAGVIGDRYNRKHLMVGFDLARGVLLFLIIALNMLELRELLIVQVIMSAMGSFFSAGTSAMFPDLVPKEELMQANSILQMGTQVINVISPALGGLIYGLGGIRAAILVNAISFFGSGLFEILIRYEWRRKAGKLTITKVVEEFLEALNLIKNSQMLTVIISFSVILNALLNPLFAVVFPYMVRVVVKLSAFQFGTVQTSLTLGMLVGNLIIAGILRESATKHIFKALAIQEFFLLMIPFTPRLYYPENYFAILTIVFIIGVFNVLVNIPILTKLQREVPEEYRARIFSTLETLVMSATPVGMALIGPAVDKLGYLRVTLSLTLIGILITLYYWVRYSKLLVSLNI